DNA sequence from the Coffea eugenioides isolate CCC68of chromosome 9, Ceug_1.0, whole genome shotgun sequence genome:
ATGAacaaagtacccattttttcaaaaagtaATTTATTTAAAAgataaagtaaaattaaaatttccaacgAATAAGAGGGTTGAAAATGTAGTacgcattttttctttccataaTTTACCAGTTCCTTATACTTTTCCTATATTATATAAACGAAGTACCAGTTTTCTATTGGCATTTTACTCTATTTATTAGTAACCCATTGTAAAACCAAACCAGCAGAAGGCTTTTCTACACAAAACACTTTGTCACCACAGGGATTTAAAAGTAGTTTGGTCAAACCACAAGGGAGATAGATGTAATTAATCCTTAAAATTTTGATGGAAATCAATAAGGGTTATTTAGACTTTTGGCTATTTCCGTTATATATAAGTGACAGAAGTTAGTGTGGGGGAGGAATCTGTTATTTGATTAAATTTTAGGGATCGAttcgttatttggtcaaatcttAGGggggtaaatgtaattaaccctaacaGTCAACAGCAAAGACTAACGGTTGAgggacctttttgttatttggtcaaatctcaGGGATTGATTCGTTATTTGgtcaaacctcaggggaggtaaatgtaattaacccaaaaACAAATGATTAATTCCACTTTACACCCTCAACTATACTTAAATTCTCACTTTGGTCATTAaactttagggttaattttagaaacctcccctgagctTCATCCTAATATCACCTGACACTCTCAAGGTTTCAAAAATCTCACATATCTCCTCTATCAATATGATGTAACTAGATGTCCCGATCAGAGATTTTGAAATGATAAACTTAACTCCAATATTTTCGTATTTTTTTAAGTAGCAAAAGGTTGgaaaaagataagaaaaaaCATCTACGAGCTAAAATATCTAAAAACAAATAACTAGAATGccatctaaaatatttttctcccATTTTGTTGCAAAAATATTTGCTTTTAATGTTCGTCTTTCCCACAACTGcttcaaaaatttttgtttttttatgtTCATCTTTGCCACAATCAGTCTCCTAAAATTTTCAACACAATAATGTTCCCTCTTTGCagcaaagaaaaattttttgtGTTTCTTTACTACAAAATCTTTGCTCTTAATTTCCTCATTGTTGCAACCAATCTCTTAAAACTGTTGCCTTTTTTAATGTTGAAATAGGTTTAGAAGTTACCCTTGTACACAAGAATATTATCTAGATATGAAGCGActaaatttattatttattgcaCTTACACCTCATATTCTAAGTTTAATATTCCACCTTATTTGTCtttttttcatatttcaaaATTCGTAAATCAAATTGCACAAGGATAAAAGTAGAAGAATAATATAATCTCTCTACTTCAATgcattttttaatattacttttaCACATAAGGGGTGACAATGTTACACAAATTATCACTTAAGGGGAGCTATGTGAGATTTCTGAAACTTTTAAGGGTACAAGGTGATATTATGTtaaacctcaggagaggttttTGAAGTTAACCATACACTTTAATAGTAAATGCAAATTTCACATCGGGAAAATGACCAATTTTGTTCCTAAACTTTTTTATAGTGTCTCTACTTAATTTTGTTGGCCAATTTAATTCctgtaattatttatttattgtttccCATTGAGGAACGCCGCAGCAACGCCACCATAtaattttgatcaaacttcTAATTAAACACCtaagcaggggtatttcaggtACTTCACTATTGGGTTGTAAGATAAGAAGTAAAATCGAAGGAAAAATTTACCAATACATTTTTATCAGTGAGAAAAACCCAAAACCAGTAAGAAAACAAGGCCGGTGAGTTTGGAGCAGCTGAATATGGCACATAACATGCTGAGAGGGAATATTCCATAGAGCATATGCCAGCTTCCAAGTTCCAAGGCTTCAGAATTTCACCTATTCTTATAACTTTTTCACTGGTGAGCCTCCGACGTGTTTGGCCTTGCCAGCATTCGATGATCGCCAGAATTGTTTGCCAGCTAGGCCATCGTAGCTTTGCATTAGAAATATAAACTTTGTATACTTCCGTATAAAAGAAATCTGGTTACTAAAAGAAAAGTTTAGCCGTCTGCACATTCCCAAAGAGAAACTGACAATATCCGGCttatttattgaattttaaaaatatttttacattttaaataacaatttttctttgtttttctcagTATTAAGTAAAATTAACAAGATATTCTCCTCAATCTAAAAAAAGTGCAATTATGGAATGAAATTTAACTAGgatcataaatataaaaatattatttattattattatgttaGGAATATTATTTCTTAGATATTAATTGTCTTGAGTGTTATCAAATATTGCAGTTCACTAATGATTTAAgtaacaaacaaacaaattgTTAAAAAATGATGTTTAGGAGATAAGCAGCAAAACAAGCTACACTCTAAGTGGATTTACCGTAGATAACTCTTAGAGGGTATAAATGTCTTTTTAACATCAGTATTACATAATATTAGAATTGACTAACAGTTTAAGGGATAAAGTGAGAAAAATAACGTTAGGggataaaatataaaatggcCGTACCTTAGGGGGAGTTTTTGTGAttaaccttttcttttttaaggATACTTCAATTATTGAATATTGCTTCCAACTGGCAAAGCTTACGATCTCTTGATGTTGGCAATCCTTTGTCTTGACTCGAGAACTTTGAAGCAAGAAATGTGATGGAAACATTGACAAATTGGAATAATCCTATTGAATACCTGACAAATTAGCTACCACACCAGCATGATATTATTTTGGATTCACTGTCTCACTTTGATGTTACCACACAGGTAAGAGTTACGTGGTCCATGAAGCATATAGACAAGCGAACGTTTTTAGTAATAAGTTTGTTTCTTAGTATGCAGAATATCATAGTCCAGTATTTGGTCCATAAAAAAGTAAGGATTGTGtcaagcaaaaacaaaaaaaaatgtaaggaCTGTGGAAAAGGTAATACATTGTCATTTTGCATTGTAAGAagatatagttttttttttttaattcaaactaAAGGAGGTCTAATTGTACTCGTTAATAGCTCAGCAAAATTTATGAGATTACATTTCATTTTACCCATGCCTAAGAAGCCGttgataaaattaaagtttgaaaactaaaatttgaagtTTGAAGTTTGAATCTATTAAGATagtgaattgttaagtactaaatttgatacattaaATGTATAtcaatagcttatcacttagggtgcgtttgataaaactgaagtctgaaaaatgaaatttgaaatctgaagtttgaatttattaagttattcaattattaagtattaaatctaatacatttgagtgtttatcacattcagtgataagtgaatagcttatcacttattttttagagtaaattttgtttagaaaattcagtggcacttaattaattcaaatgttcaatttttaattatcaaaCGTATCTAAACATATTAAGATCTAActccattaagtttaagtgctgaattggattatcaatcAGGGACTTattttttgaagcaaattttGCCTATAAAATTTAGTACCACTTAATATATTCAGATGTTCTAGTTTTGATTATCAAACGCATCTGAATACATCAAGAtttaaatccattaaatttaagtgttgaattgctCTGTCAAATAGAGTCTAAAATCTTGTTACAGATATCACTGTCTAATTTGGCATATGGAAACCGGGGccatatttatttacttatacATTCTTTGAATCCACTAATTTCTTGCCTACACAAAGAGGGACAAGGTTTCAGAACTAGACGTGATTTTTGTACAAATCTCATATGTGATTGTGGCCATGTGAAGCCCTGTGCTCTAGCAATGCTTTCAACGTCTGATATATGGGTTGAAAACTTCATCTATGGATCATGGCTTTCGAGAGGAACCACCAAACTTAAGGTTTAGTTTGAATTAGCTATTTTTATaagtatttttaaaatattttagcATAAcaatgtatatgaaaaatttttataatattctTAAAGGTGTTTAAAACtttttttaaggtatttttttaaaaattaatgccACCACCACTCCGTCTTTTCtttccctcctcctcctccccttCCCTTCCTTCTGTCCTCCCCAATTGGGCCTCGATGAGATTACTTGGATTGGGGAGGAGAGGGGAAGGTCGGGGTGTGgtaggaaaggaaaggaaaggagaggaggaggaaagagagggagagaaaagaggGGAAAAGGGATGGAGGAAAAAAGTGGAGGAAGGGGAAAATGGTGGCCATAGTGGGTGGGTGTGGGTGGTGATAGATGGAAAAAGAAGATGGCGtggattttatttttaaaattttttttatatatttgaaattatttttgatatattgtatggatatgatgtttttaaaattatttttatttgtatattaCTGAAGCATTATAGATAAAAAATTTGTTGTTCAGAAAAAAGggaaattctttttttttcttttttttccgtACAAAGAAAAACAGGGAAATGGTCATTTCTTCCCATGTATCACATTTCTACTCGAGAGATGAAACCTTGCCCTGGACTGCAATTGGAAAATCGATGACTTATGCAGTGTTCCTTTTTCATCGTCTTCTACGTCAAGTTCACGCAATTAGTGCATATCCGTTTAAAAGTTAAAACCAATAAACTGAtcctttttatttgtcaaacAATATGAAGTTAACTTAATGTAGATTATTGGGTCTCGTTTATCAGTTTTTTTTGTCCTGGGTGCGGGTTGCCTTTCGGGTTTCATTTggaattttttctttccattgtGAAATTTGATGCGATTAGGTCCACTTTTGTGACTAAAATCCAAATGATTTTTATTCTACTATTTACTAGTAATCAATAACTTCTATTTATAACTAGGAATAAGAGAAGGGGAATGCATCATCCTCTATCCTACTATTGGCATACTAATGGGATAAAAACCCGTCGCAGGACCTATATCCAAGATATTCTTCATgagtttttttctttcaacattgACTATGGTTAGGTAACAAATACTATAATTACATGTAGCTATGAATTAGAGATATGATAATGTGATATGTGTAAAGCAgaggaaaaatcgttcaaaacacCCTTCACattttttcaaatgaatttttttgtttcgCACTTTTAAAATGATGACTTTATGTTCCTTACAAAAACAAATCGGCCAACACATAGTGTCAACCTAAGTTTCTGGTTACATTTTAACTTGAACCCATCATGTCACCTACACGTAGCATTTTTTTAGGGATATAAAGATCAGATCTCATATGTAGTTAAATAAATCACCCAATCGACATTCATTTTTTATCCATAAAAAAGTGAGGTTTGATCTTTTTGTACTTAAAACAATGACCAAAAATGGGTCACATGGTATATTTAGGCTAAACAGTGCTAAAGAATTTAGGTTAGGACCAAAATTGATGGACTTAATTTTGTAAAGGATGTAAAATCGGCAATTTAATCTAATGTGAGAGACGAAaaagtttatttaaatatatttttaatgatTTTATTTAAAGTATACAACTTTTAATGACGTATCGAAGCTAAGAAGGATAAAAGCgtgaatttttttgtatttcatattttttttaaaagactTGTAGGATCCTCTATATTATTAATTTTGCTAACATTGTAATTGATTGAATGTAAATTCTACAAATTTGAGAATTAGGGTGCAAAGTATTCAAAATTAAAGATTTAAGAATATAAGTGGAAAAGTGGTATAAGCTTGGGAATGCAAAGTGAAGTtagtccaattttttttttttttttttttgtcaacacaagggtgtccgggtcaagacccgaaggcggctcgactaatcccctgcgcctGGAGTACAGCGCCACCCCAACCGCACCCAGGCGTTAAGTGGGATTCGACACCTGACCTTGGAGTTCCGGAAGAAACCCAAGACCAGGTGATCTAGCTCCGGGGCGAAGTTAGTCCAATTTGAAAGGGCATTTTTTACGAAACAACATGATATCGCTGATAAAACGAGTGCCATTGCGTCACTTGCGTGCATGATTAGCGAAGCAATTATTGCACAGAAAGCTCGTGTGGCCCATGACAGTCTGtcattttctctccattttccaCCATTCAACGACTGAAAAGTTCTGTCAACTTTGGCATTTAACagttagggataatttcaaaaacctcccttgaggttttcaataattttattaggtctcttaaagttttaaaaattatacatacctcccttgtcatttaaaatgacaatactacccttaaatattttaatgaaattcccttGTTTGGTATATTTATACTTAGaatgacttttaaaattatcttttattcttttttcctgcttcttccttttttttttaaattttttgccaataagACTGTAAAACTACTACTATTATCTTAAGTTTCTATAATAACCAAATGTCAAActaatgatttttttgatgaattaactttatatgcaatccaatgtttttgctgatttttgttttctattttttgtattaaaattaataacaaatcaaaagaaaatggcTCAAAACTATTagtaaattatgataatcccattactcgaaaaattcataaactctaaataaattatttcaacattttcttttctatcttataattttaaattcataataaaataccatcaaaaTTATTCTATtatagtgataaaattattattatagttgtttatcaaatagtataTATGAACGTCAAATATTTGGTACCttttcttataattatactagataatcttataattgtatagaaaagtaaattaaaatTCATTACACAAGAGTATTTTTggatattcatttaaaaatttgatcaagtcaacattattttaagattttgctattaaaactatcaaatcaaggggAGTGGGTATAATTTTCCAAACATCAAGAGAGATCAGTGAAATTATAAGAAACCTTagggaaggtttctgaaattatcccttaaaacTTTAAAGGGAAAATACATCTTTTAACATCGATTCTGTTGTCCCGTGCCAAATAATTGATCGAGGGAATCATAGATGCATGTGGTTGGTGAGGTCCAAAAAGCGCGCTACGCAAATCACAAGTTCAAAAAGCGGTATAACGAGACCATTATCTACAAGGACAACTAATGAATATTCAATTGGCTCGTATCAATTGCCATATCCAGTTCGTCATTCGTGACACAcacctttctttttcttttttcttttttctttttttttagcaGGGAAAAAGTGAGATCTAAGAAATAAGAAGGGAGAAAAAGGCATGCAAGTTCTAATATTTGAGGCATGCAAGTTCTAATTAGAAGTGAgttctaatatttttttttagcatGAAGGCATGCAAGTTTTTTCGAGTGATTCGATTTTATTTTAAAGGGCatttttacaaaacaaaaatattagaactccttgacatgtaattattctATAATTGCTAATTTGAGGTCCTTCATGTCCGTTTACTAAACCATTAGTGCTTATGGATGGTAGTCGAAAGAGGAAAAGTAGGCCAAGGGAACTTTAATTTAGTGGTTACAGTTGAGATTTTGAGAATTAAAAGTTTTGAACTTAAATCTTTCTTTCCCAATCTCGCATCTTACTCTTCTCttacttaaaaagaaaaatgtcaaAGGGGAAAATTGCAACAAAAAACAAAGACACATTAGGGGTGAAAAGTTCAAAAGCCTCGTTGCATTTAAACTAACCCTTCTAAAATGAAGATACAGACTACAAAGAGGATAGACCACCTTACCTGCCGACAGGATTAATGGTATCTCCGCAATCGAATTTTTAACAAGAAACATACATTACAATTGCGCAAGAGCTTCATTTCATGTGTCGCTGTCTTTACATTTCAGAGAAACTAATACTACTACTATAAAAAGGGCAACCTTATGATTGTTGGGCATCTCAGATAGTAGGTAGGGTAGGTATCATTCTACATCACATTCCTTTTCAGTTTTTATCAGCATTTTATTTGAgctcttttctttgtttctgtAACTCTATTGCAtatattattgttaattttgtgCCCATTACTCTACCAATGCATACATGATACATGTGACACTGCTGCGTTATTATGACGGTGAAATTTCCATTTTCatgtcaatttcttgattttcagCTCGGGAAGGATTTGTTGTCTGCACCCTCAAGATCTGTAGAGTATCAACCAAGTAGAAGATTGATAAATGGGAAATAAGCGGCAACAGCGAGCGTTCATTCCTCTCTTTTTCATTTGCTACATTCTTCTCTTCTTCGTTCTGATTGGCCCTGCGGAAGGGATAAAACAATCTCAAGCTCTCAACcgcaaattttctttgaatggGTTCCTAAACCTTGTTCTTGGCGAGGGCTCTGAGCAGTATGTTGTCATCTTTGATGCTGGAAGTACTGGTAGCAGAGTTCATGTCTATCGATTTGATTCAAACATGAATCTCCTAAAGATTGGTGACGACTTTGAGTATTTTGAGAAGGTGATAATTAATAATTCATGAATTCTTTTGTCAAGCTAAGACAACATATTACTTGCTAGTTTGTTTGTAACATCAGCCATCTGCTTTACGTGAAAAACTGGAAATGCTCACTGGTCGAATTAGTTTCACTGTTTATTCCACTTTCTACTCTTTAAGTTAATTTCTATATTTCCTTGTATTGTGCAGTACGGAAGAAAAGCCATGTCATTCATTCTTTTTCGTAGATTTTAATTTCCTCTGTTTTGGCATCATTGATTTGGTGATGCAGACAACACCAGGGCTGAGTTCTTATGCAGATGACCCTACAGCTGCTGCACAATCTCTAAAGACCCTGCTTGAGAATGCTGAAGCAATTGTTCCAGAAGAGTTTCGGGCTAATACTCCAGTTTTAGTTGGGGTTAGTGATTCTGTCAAGCACTATGTATGCAGCTAATGGAGAACATGGTCTTCTGCTGATACTTTGTTGTTGAAACTGAATTGGCAGGCAACTGCAGGTCTTAGACAGCTAAATGGTGACGCAgcagaaaatattttggaagCGGTAAAAAATGTTTCATACTTCTCTTCGTGTACAAGCAGACATATTGGAGTGTTTCTCGTCTTAAAATGACGATTGGAGTGTTTACCATCCTCATCCCCCACCCTTTTTCAAACtttgtttctttgtcaaataTCAAGATTTAtactctgattttttttttttggctgaagGTGAGAGATTTGTTAAAAAATGAAAGCTCGTTCAAGTACAAGGCAGAGTGGGTGACTATTCTTGATGGTTCTCAGGAAGCTGCGTACGCATGGGTAAGGTCTTTGCTGTTGTAGTTGTATTGATTTGCAGCTTTTGTTCACGAGTCTTCATCAGGAAATCTGATGAGACAAATTTAATTACCTTTCGAGTAATAAACTTTGTAACTGAAGATTTTGAATTTTCTGTGTGAAAATAAATATAGGTACATTGAAggtagggataattttagaaacctcccctgaggtttccaaAATATCAGAGACCTTCCCTAGAAGTAAGCAGCTAGTATCAAATCCAATCCAATTAAAAAAGgcaaacaataaaaaattgGGAGTTGGAGAGAGAAAACAACTTGATACCACAAATGCCCTCAAGCCTTGCATTAGTAAgataatttcatatgaacactACCTAGGCAATTTAACAAGAATAAAattttaggggaggtttctgaaacaGAAAATCAGCCAAGCATAATCTGCTATACACAAACAACAACTATATCAACATAAGCTGCCAAAGAATAGAAAATTTTCAGTACAAAATTCTTAGAGACTGATATGAAGATTTGACTTAAAAAGCTCTAAAATTCTCTACAATAAAGGTAAGAATCTTCACATATGGTTTAAAAACCTCTGCTTCCTCTTGCTCTAATTAAAGTGACTTCTTGCTCTTGCAGTTTTCTATGCCATACATCAACCAAAGTAGGGTGTCCAAATTTGGTGCCCTATTTCTCATGATATTTTAGATATTATTTGAACTtctaaattattgttaattcaGTTAACCATATTTATAACTAATTTAAGTAAATTTGTCCAAATAATTGTGAAATATCTGATAAGTTGTGCGGGTATTTAAGTAATTTTACCCATGATTATATAAGAAGTGGGATCTAATATTCTACTAGGGGAGATCCTTGATATTTTGAGAACCTCAAGAGAGGGGAGTGAGATTgtgaggtttctgaaattatccttcAATGTCTGGGGTGATAACGCCACCACTCAACTGATATACTCTCTTCTGAATATGCAGGCTGCCATAAATTATCTGTTGGGATCAATAGGCAAAAATTACTCAGAAACTGTTGGTTCAGTTGATCTTGGAGGTGGATCGGTAGAAATGACATATGCTGTGTCAGAGACAACTGCTGCTCAGGCCTCCAATATATCAAATAATGGAGAACCATATATTCATGAAAATAATTTTCTGGGAACAACATATTACCTTTATGCCTACAGGTTTGTTACTCTTTTTGATGATTATGGTCTCTTGGTTCAAGTAATAACTGAGATGGTCGTCTTCCAGTGAAGTGGTGATGCGTACGGTCTTCATTTTTTGTCTACTTTATCTTCATATTCTTGAATGACACTGAAATTTTTTTCAGTCAGCATTCACTCAATTCGGTCGTCCTTGTTGTGGAAACTAGGAAGTGGTATTTTATCACGTTGATATAGCATTACAAATGACATGCTAATACTCCTGGTCCTGGGCTTTTCTGTACAGTTACTTGAACTATGGTTTACTCGCTGCTCGTGCTGAGATTCTGAAGctttcaagaaattcaagcAACCCATGCATTCTCTACGGTTACGATGGTACTGATCACATGGATCTGTGAATATTCTTTTGACAAGTTATATGctatgattttttttctctatCCACTGATATATGATTTGCATCTGATGAAATGTATTCTCAGTCTCTCCATACCTATATATAATTCAGAGATCTAGACTTCTGGAGATACTTTGTTAACCCGAAAACATAAAACACAAGGCATTCAAGTTTCAACTAAGCATCTCTCTTCCTTGAAGGATACTATACATATGAGGATGTTGTTTATAGAGCATCTGCTCTTCCTACTGGTCCAAACATCAAGCAATGCTGGGGATTTGTTAAGAAGGTACTGAATATCAGTGCCCCTTGCCAGCACAAAAACTGCACATTCAACGGTGTCTGGAATGGCGGTGGCGGGGATGGGCAGAACAATCTGTATGTCGCCTCATTTTTCTATGACATTGGTTCTGAGGTAGAAAATATTAATCGCTCCTGATTTTGACCGTAGCTGTATTAGAGTTTAGACATGTTAGTTAATAAATGTTCACTATCTAAGCCCACCTTTAACTCTGAAAACAAACTATATTTTCGTCTCAGGTTGGTATTTTTGAGCCAAATGCGCCTTCTGCTACTGTTCGTCCGGCGGATTACCTGTCTGTAGCTAATCGTGCTTGCGCAACAAAATATGAAGATATTGAATCCGTATTTCCTAACATCTATGAAGAAGATAAGCCGGTGATATGTATGGATCTCATTTATATGTACACACTGCTTGTTAATGGATTTGGTAAGCTTCACTGTGATTTTAATTCTTCTGCAAATGTCTTTGTAGTAACGTTCAATATAACCAGTTTACATGATAGGTTAGAATATTGCTGacttgtgtgtatatatatatatatatattttccagGTGTGAATCCTTTCAAAAAGATTACAGTGGTTCAAAGCATCGAATACAAAGATTCCCTTGTTGATGCTACTTGGTCATTAGGGTCTGCTATTAATGCTGTTTCATCACTATATGAAGCAAAAGATGAGAACCGTATTAAAGATTTGATGTTCTTGGCCCATGTCTGAGGGTTGAAACTTGAAGGAATTAGCTGTTGTCCCTCATATCGGCCGGCCCATGATGTTACTATACGGAATTATCTTATTTATCTATTCGgttaataaacaaataaaacagctttttccttctttttttgtttttgttaaaaagaaagagtgaGTGGATGtgtcattttcttccaaactatacttttttttttttttttgtcgcaacgatagatgtcctataacctaatctagcctAGTCTAAGGGAAAGGGGAGGGGGTTCGATGAGAGTACAGACTCCATCGATGAAGGTCAATTAAGACCGCCACAAattgtggcaaatttgtgggaggcagggattgaacccctgacctccagcatcacctttaatggtgatgaccactggaccaaatggccagtggctTCCAAACTATACATTCCACCAGAAAGCCAGCAATCTTGCTCCACACaggaatttcaattttttttttttttggttaaaccTCCCTCCCTTAGTCATACCTTTTCCGTCCTCAATTAATTGTCAAATTtataattcgaatttgaatcTGAAAGCGGAACAATCTCTGGGAACCATCCCTAGACTACTGAGCCAATCCCAATGACTAAAATTTGTTGAGTTATGCAAcgttctgttttcatttttatctatACACCATATATACATATTGAGGTAAGGGCAATAAACTCCCTCCAAGACTATGGTTTCATCGCTTTGCCCACTTGAGCGTTCAATTGCACCCGTATACATGTGGTCCCTAAATTTTATCAAGTACGATCGGCATATAAGTTTCTCAAGATAATTTACTTTGGGAATATCTAACTAAGCTGATAAGGTAATGGAAAAAATCATGATATTTGACCGATGGTTGTAAAAGAAGGAAAGAGATCGAAAAG
Encoded proteins:
- the LOC113782661 gene encoding apyrase-like, with protein sequence MGNKRQQRAFIPLFFICYILLFFVLIGPAEGIKQSQALNRKFSLNGFLNLVLGEGSEQYVVIFDAGSTGSRVHVYRFDSNMNLLKIGDDFEYFEKTTPGLSSYADDPTAAAQSLKTLLENAEAIVPEEFRANTPVLVGATAGLRQLNGDAAENILEAVRDLLKNESSFKYKAEWVTILDGSQEAAYAWAAINYLLGSIGKNYSETVGSVDLGGGSVEMTYAVSETTAAQASNISNNGEPYIHENNFLGTTYYLYAYSYLNYGLLAARAEILKLSRNSSNPCILYGYDGYYTYEDVVYRASALPTGPNIKQCWGFVKKVLNISAPCQHKNCTFNGVWNGGGGDGQNNLYVASFFYDIGSEVGIFEPNAPSATVRPADYLSVANRACATKYEDIESVFPNIYEEDKPVICMDLIYMYTLLVNGFGVNPFKKITVVQSIEYKDSLVDATWSLGSAINAVSSLYEAKDENRIKDLMFLAHV